One region of Streptomyces rishiriensis genomic DNA includes:
- a CDS encoding asparaginase — MYSSSLADAPAIREPLHTPVAHLVRAGATEGIHYGSVVVLGAGGEIELQLGDVEAAFYPRSALKPVQAVAMVRAGLPLDGELLSLAAASHSGEERHLAGTRRILELAGVSQDELRNVTDLPYDPAVRDAWIREGRAPDRLAQNCSGKHAAMLYTCTLNGWSLDDYLDPKHPLQQAIAEIVEDLTGQRIARVTVDGCGAPLFSVSLHGLARAAARVTASAPGTPEARVADAMREHAEMASGSGRDVAALMRAVPGLLAKDGFEGVEVAALPDGRAVAVKISDGANRARVPVTAAALVRAGVDPALLTEFAGETLLGGGAPVGCVRPVRALDPVTVRACA; from the coding sequence ATGTATAGCAGCTCCCTCGCCGACGCTCCCGCGATCCGCGAACCCCTCCACACCCCTGTCGCCCACCTCGTCCGCGCAGGGGCGACCGAGGGCATCCACTACGGCTCCGTCGTCGTCCTCGGCGCGGGCGGCGAGATCGAGCTCCAGCTCGGCGACGTCGAGGCCGCCTTCTACCCCCGCTCGGCGCTCAAGCCCGTCCAGGCCGTCGCGATGGTCCGGGCCGGGCTGCCGCTCGACGGCGAGCTGCTCTCCCTCGCCGCGGCCAGCCACTCCGGCGAGGAACGCCACCTCGCCGGGACCCGGCGGATCCTCGAACTGGCGGGCGTCTCGCAGGACGAGCTGCGCAACGTCACGGACCTGCCGTACGACCCGGCGGTCCGCGACGCCTGGATACGGGAGGGCCGCGCGCCCGACCGCCTGGCCCAGAACTGTTCCGGCAAGCACGCGGCCATGCTCTACACCTGCACGCTCAACGGCTGGTCCCTGGACGACTACCTCGACCCGAAGCACCCGCTCCAGCAGGCGATCGCCGAGATCGTCGAGGACCTCACCGGTCAGCGGATCGCACGGGTCACCGTCGACGGATGCGGCGCCCCGCTGTTCTCGGTCTCCCTGCACGGCCTCGCCCGGGCCGCCGCCCGGGTCACCGCCTCCGCGCCCGGTACCCCCGAGGCGCGGGTGGCCGACGCGATGCGCGAGCACGCCGAGATGGCCTCCGGCTCCGGCCGGGACGTCGCCGCGCTGATGCGGGCGGTCCCCGGCCTGCTGGCGAAGGACGGCTTCGAGGGCGTCGAGGTCGCCGCGCTGCCGGACGGCCGAGCCGTCGCCGTCAAGATCTCCGACGGCGCGAACCGAGCCCGCGTCCCGGTCACCGCGGCCGCCCTCGTCCGCGCCGGTGTGGACCCCGCCCTGCTCACCGAGTTCGCGGGCGAAACCCTCCTCGGCGGCGGCGCACCGGTCGGCTGCGTCCGCCCGGTCCGCGCGCTGGACCCGGTCACCGTGCGTGCCTGCGCCTGA
- a CDS encoding glutaminase: MAIMTTTSSRAFQPVLDRIAEEMARTPGRGRPADYIPALAACDPRRFGMAVAEPDGTVYGVGDWREPFSTQSLTKVFTLALDLAREGDELWEHVGREPSGNPFNSLVQLEYENGIPRNPFINAGALVVTDRLQTRTGDAAGELLAFLRAESGNPALGFDEEVAASEAQHGDRNAALAHFMASYGNIGNAVPVLLDQYFRQCSLTASCADLALATGFLARHGVRADGTRLLTRSQAKQVNAVMLTCGTYDAAGDFAYRVGLPGKSGVGGGIMAVVPGRCTLCVWSPGLDERGNSVAGVAALDRFTTLTGLSVF, encoded by the coding sequence ATGGCGATCATGACCACGACGTCGTCCCGTGCCTTCCAGCCGGTCCTGGACCGCATCGCCGAGGAGATGGCGCGGACCCCCGGCCGGGGCCGCCCCGCCGACTACATCCCGGCGCTCGCGGCCTGCGACCCGCGCCGCTTCGGCATGGCCGTGGCGGAACCGGACGGCACGGTCTACGGCGTGGGGGACTGGCGGGAGCCGTTCTCCACACAGTCCCTCACCAAGGTCTTCACCCTCGCCCTGGACCTGGCCCGCGAGGGCGACGAACTCTGGGAGCACGTGGGCCGCGAGCCCTCGGGCAACCCCTTCAACTCCCTGGTCCAGCTGGAGTACGAGAACGGCATCCCGCGCAATCCCTTCATCAACGCGGGCGCGCTGGTGGTCACCGACCGGCTCCAGACCCGTACGGGGGACGCGGCGGGCGAACTCCTCGCCTTCCTGCGCGCGGAGAGCGGCAACCCCGCGCTCGGCTTCGACGAGGAGGTCGCCGCCTCCGAGGCCCAGCACGGCGACCGCAATGCCGCCCTCGCCCATTTCATGGCGTCCTACGGCAACATCGGCAACGCCGTGCCGGTCCTCCTCGACCAGTACTTCCGGCAGTGCTCCCTCACCGCCTCCTGCGCCGACCTCGCCCTGGCCACCGGCTTCCTCGCCCGGCACGGCGTCCGCGCCGACGGCACCCGGCTGCTCACCCGCAGCCAGGCCAAGCAGGTCAACGCGGTGATGCTGACCTGCGGCACCTACGACGCGGCCGGCGACTTCGCCTACCGGGTCGGCCTGCCCGGCAAGAGCGGCGTGGGCGGCGGCATCATGGCCGTCGTACCGGGCCGCTGCACGCTGTGCGTATGGAGCCCGGGCCTGGACGAACGCGGCAACTCGGTGGCGGGAGTGGCCGCCCTGGACCGGTTCACGACCCTGACCGGCCTGTCGGTGTTCTGA